In the genome of Phlebotomus papatasi isolate M1 chromosome 2, Ppap_2.1, whole genome shotgun sequence, one region contains:
- the LOC129802690 gene encoding calcium uptake protein 3, mitochondrial isoform X3, translating to MWRRCLAGGTVVVASITLWKSHVVVTEPRRMKNWKKSLFQQENSIKLTSREKRFINFASVEIDGQLYMTPQDFLDSVIEQEPRPRLKRKFLGLTEIGFVKDVTPSLNKGSSQLFRNLRDKGIVSYTEYLFLLSILTKPHSAFRIAFNMFDTDGNQRVDKHEFLVMERIFSYAWREKRGIGSDKEQNEYMLTNDEGLQRRHKIDTTLQVHFFGPKGNKDLHYEGFYKFMDDLQTEVLELEFNEFSKGKPAISEIDFATILLRYTYLDVDDHDKYLDRLLDRVEEKGITFKEFRDFCQFLNNLEDFSIAMRMYTLADRAISKDEFSRAVKICTGFTLTPHIIKTVFAIFDEDGDGLLSYKEFIAIMKDRLHRGCKSAQRTEGWDAFKQCLKNEIRQSRL from the exons atgtggCGAAGGTGCTTAGCAGGTGGAACAGTAGTTGTTGCAAGTATAACTTTGTGGAAAAGCCATGTCGTTGTTACAGAACCAAGGAGGATGAAG AATTGGAAAAAATCTCTATTTCAGCAAGAGAATTCAATCAAACTGACCTCCCGGGAAAAGAGATTTATAAATTTTGCTTCAGTTGAAATCGATGGGCAGCTATACATGACACCACAGGACTTCCTGGACTCCGTGATTGAGCAGGAACCACGTCCCAGGTTAAAGAGGAAGTTTCTGGGATTGACAGAAATAGGATTCGTGAAGGATGTAACTCCATCCTTGAATAAGGGATCTTCCCAATTGTTCAGGAATCTCAGGGATAAAG GCATTGTTTCATACACGGAATATCTATTTCTGCTCTCCATTTTAACAA AACCCCATTCTGCGTTTCGGATTGCATTCAATATGTTCGATACGGATGGAAATCAACGCGTTGATAAACACGAATTTCTTGTA ATGGAACGCATTTTTAGCTATGCTTGGCGGGAGAAGAGAGGCATTGGGAGTGATAAGGAACAAAAT GAATATATGCTAACTAACGACGAGGGCTTGCAAAGGCGTCACAAGATTGATACAACTCTGCAAGTGCATTTTTTCGGTCCTAAGGGTAACAAAGATCTCCACTACGAAGGTTTCTACAAGTTCATGGATGATCTCCAGACGGAAGTGCTGGAGTTGGAATTCAATGAATTCTCAAAGGGAAAGCCTGCAATCTCAGAGATTGATTTTGCCACAATTCTCTTGAGATATACTTACTTGGATGTTGATGATCATGATAAGTATTTAGATCGACTGTTAGATCGTGTCGAGGAGAAAGGGATTACTTTTAAGGAATTCAGGGATTTCTGCCAGTTCCTAAATAATCTCGAGGACTTTAGCATTGCTATGAGAATGTACACTTTAGCCGATCGTGCTATATCAAAAG ACGAATTTTCTCGAGCTGTTAAAATCTGCACAGGATTCACACTTACTCCGCACATTATAAAAACggtttttgccatttttgaCGAAGACGGAGATGGTTTGTTGTCCTACAAAGAATTTATTGCAATCATGAAGGATCGCCTTCATCGAGGATGCAAA tCTGCACAACGAACAGAAGGATGGGATGCTTTTAAACAATGTTTGAAGAACGAAATCAGACAAAGCCGTCTCTAA
- the LOC129802684 gene encoding SET domain-containing protein SmydA-8 — MPQNHQGHKKKKHHKHHHHDKNNNNASTSGDSGTEISSIGSWESSSDSDKKNNNANLPYSVAFSATMGRYLVAARDLKPGDIIIQDHVLTIGPAVDSGMVCLGCYTPISTRSPKCLGCGWPLCSAKCPGYREKFGHSRTECSLLREKRVADVLEKCPGKAEMKQIYECILPLRCLLLRDTDPKRWSILMGMESHNTVRRKLPTLWNRNQEVIVNRLINDWGMKQFSEEEIHTICGIIEVNCFEVGHNESRARALYPSAFLLAHDCRPNTTHTDDPITHELHIRATTPISRGETITLTYAYTLQGTLKRREHLQEGKFFWCCCQRCIDPTEFETFSSALACPKCARGVILATEPLNQTAPWKCRDCGYLVSAKSMNILVDRIFEELESLDVNNIENLEEFLEKYRNVLHPNHYLSISAKYSLCQLYGKFEGYLIRDLSAKDLKVKETYCRDVLRVVDQLEPGMSRLRGVIMYELHAPIMIQATRAYENKEINAEELRKRLMEVYHLLKDSEAILAIEPEGSQEQTMAWAAKFALQRLKKSLTKINK; from the exons AAACACCATAAACATCATCATCACGATAAAAATAACAACAATGCCAGTACTTCGGGGGATTCGGGAACTGAGATCTCTTCAATTGGATCTTGGGAAAGCTCAAGTGATTCCGACAAGAAGAACAACAATGCTAATCTACCATACAGTGTAGCTTTTTCTGCTACAATGGGGCGTTACTTAGTGGCTGCTCGAGATCTAAAGCCGGGAGATATTATAATTCAAGATCATGTACTTACGATTGGACCAGCTGTGGACAGTGGAATGGTATGCTTGGGATGCTATACACCAATTTCAACACGATCTCCAAAATGCCTGGGCTGCGGATGGCCATTGTGTTCAGCAAAGTGTCCAGGTTACCGGGAGAAATTTGGGCACAGTCGCACTGAATGCTCCCTGTTGAGGGAGAAAAGGGTTGCAGATGTCCTGGAAAAATGTCCAGGCAAGGCTGAAATGAAGCAAATCTATGAGTGTATCTTACCATTGAGGTGCCTCTTACTCAGAGACACAGATCCTAAACGTTGGTCTATATTGATGGGCATGGAAAGTCACAATACGGTCAGGAGAAAACTACCAACTCTATGGAATAGGAATCAGGAGGTGATTGTTAACCGTTTAATAAATGATTGGGGAATGAAACAGTTTTCAGAAGAAGAGATTCACACAATCTGTGGTATCATTGAG GTCAATTGCTTCGAAGTAGGTCACAATGAATCACGTGCCAGAGCTCTATATCCATCCGCTTTTCTGCTGGCACATGATTGTCGTCCTAATACAACACACACCGATGATCCCATCACTCATGAATTGCACATTCGAGCTACAACACCTATTTCTAGGGGAGAAACCATCACCCTAACGTATGCCTATACCTTGCAAGGCACCTTGAAGCGTAGGGAACACCTGCAAGAGGGAAAATTCTTCTGGTGCTGCTGCCAGCGTTGCATTGATCCTACAGAATTTGAAACCTTCTCCAGTGCCCTGGCATGTCCAAAATGCGCTAGGGGAGTTATCCTAGCCACTGAACCACTCAACCAGACAGCTCCTTGGAA ATGTCGAGACTGTGGCTACCTTGTAAGTGCTAAATCTATGAACATCCTAGTGGATCggatatttgaggaacttgAATCGCTTGATGTCAATAATATAGAAAACCTAGAGGAATTCCTTGAGAAATACCGCAATGTCCTTCATCCAAATCACTATCTTAGCATTTCTGCTAAATACTCCCTCTGTCAATTATACGGGAAATTTGAGGGATATCTTATTCGTGATCTCTCAGCTAAGGACCTCAAAGTCAAAGAAACCTACTGTCGTGATGTTCTACGTGTTGTGGATCAATTGGAGCCAGGTATGTCCCGTCTTCGAGGTGTAATCATGTATGAACTTCATGCACCCATCATGATCCAAGCCACAAGGGCATACGAAAATAAAGAGATCAATGCTGAAGAGCTGAGAAAGAGACTGATGGAAGTATACCACTTGCTGAAAGACAGCGAAGCCATACTCGCAATCGAACCTGAAGGATCGCAAGAGCAAACAATGGCATGGGCCGCTAAATTTGCTCTACAACGACTTAAAAAGTCCCTTACGAAAATCAACAAATGA
- the LOC129802692 gene encoding sialic acid synthase: protein MELRVSDKVLGGDNPCFIVAEIGQNHQGDVNLAKDLILKAKDCGVDCVKFQRSNLNAKFTKSALYKPYNSSNSFGATYGDHKRFLEFSDEDFKELKSYSEENGLIFSASAMDEVSLEELLGMGVPFVKIGSGDSNNFPLLIKARDSGRPLIISTGMRNQETIERIYSLMDNKPFGLLHCVSAYPTAPQDANLQLIREYQNQFPKAIIGYSGHEIGQTISLAAVAMGAKILERHFTVDRALKGSDHKCSLEPQEMAELVINVRKLEGFLKGTKLYESCEIISALKTLGIVQIRNSLEIQGIQEDLEKAMKGEKQRRLLQCEKDCFQKLGKSLVYSRDIDANEVLTEKDLAIKVSQPKGLEPEIMDRIVGKTLYKSVQFETPVEDQHFQP, encoded by the exons atggaaTTGAGAGTGTCAGACAAAGTCTTAGGAGGAGATAATCCATGTTTCATTGTGGCAGAAATCGGCCAGAATCACCAGGGTGATGTGAATTTGGCCAAGGATTTAATCCTTAAAGCAAAG gattgtGGAGTAGATTGTGTAAAGTTTCAGAGGTCAAATCTTAATGCAAAATTTACCAAAAGTGCTCTGTACAAGCCCTATAATTCCTCTAATTCATTTGGGGCAACGTATGGAGATCACAAAAGATTCCTAGAATTTTCTGATGAAGATTTTAAGGAACTCAAGAGTTATTCTGAAGAAAATGGACTGATCTTCTCAGCTTCCGCGATGGATGAGGTTTCTCTGGAGGAATTACTTGGCATGGGAGTGCCTTTTGTCAAAATTGGCTCCGGAGACAGCAATAACTTTCCTCTTTTGATCAAAGCCAGAGATTCGGGAAGACCTTTGATAATCTCAACTGGAATGCGAAATCAAGAAACTATCGAAAGGATTTATTCCTTGATGGATAATAAACCCTTTGGTCTACTTCACTGCGTATCTGCTTATCCGACTGCACCACAAGATGCCAATCTCCAGCTTATCAGGGAGTATCAGAACCAATTTCCCAAAGCAATTATTGGGTATTCTGGACATGAAATTGGTCAAACAATATCCCTGGCTGCTGTTGCAATGGGAGCAAAGATCCTAGAGAGACACTTTACTGTGGACAGAGCCTTGAAAGGATCGGATCATAAATGTTCTCTTGAACCTCAGGAAATGGCTGAACTCGTGATTAATGTGCGAAAGCTGGAGGGATTTCTTAAAGGAACGAAATTATATGAAAGTTGTGAAATTATTTCGGCTCTGAAAACCTTGGGAATTGTCCAGATAAGAAATTCTTTAGAAATTCAGGGGATCCAAGAGGATTTGGAAAAGGCAATGAAAGGTGAGAAGCAGAGACGGTTGCTACAGTGTGAGAAGGATTGCTTCCAAAAGCTGGGAAAATCTCTGGTGTACTCTAGAGATATTGATGCCAATGAAGTCCTGACAGAAAAAGACCTCGCCATCAAAGTCAGTCAACCGAAAGGGCTTGAGCCTGAGATTATGGACAGAATTGTCGGGAAAACTTTATACAAATCCGTTCAATTTGAAACTCCTGTGGAAGATCAACATTTTCAACCATAG
- the LOC129802690 gene encoding calcium uptake protein 3, mitochondrial isoform X4, translated as MWRRCLAGGTVVVASITLWKSHVVVTEPRRMKQENSIKLTSREKRFINFASVEIDGQLYMTPQDFLDSVIEQEPRPRLKRKFLGLTEIGFVKDVTPSLNKGSSQLFRNLRDKGIVSYTEYLFLLSILTKPHSAFRIAFNMFDTDGNQRVDKHEFLVMERIFSYAWREKRGIGSDKEQNEYMLTNDEGLQRRHKIDTTLQVHFFGPKGNKDLHYEGFYKFMDDLQTEVLELEFNEFSKGKPAISEIDFATILLRYTYLDVDDHDKYLDRLLDRVEEKGITFKEFRDFCQFLNNLEDFSIAMRMYTLADRAISKDEFSRAVKICTGFTLTPHIIKTVFAIFDEDGDGLLSYKEFIAIMKDRLHRGCKSAQRTEGWDAFKQCLKNEIRQSRL; from the exons atgtggCGAAGGTGCTTAGCAGGTGGAACAGTAGTTGTTGCAAGTATAACTTTGTGGAAAAGCCATGTCGTTGTTACAGAACCAAGGAGGATGAAG CAAGAGAATTCAATCAAACTGACCTCCCGGGAAAAGAGATTTATAAATTTTGCTTCAGTTGAAATCGATGGGCAGCTATACATGACACCACAGGACTTCCTGGACTCCGTGATTGAGCAGGAACCACGTCCCAGGTTAAAGAGGAAGTTTCTGGGATTGACAGAAATAGGATTCGTGAAGGATGTAACTCCATCCTTGAATAAGGGATCTTCCCAATTGTTCAGGAATCTCAGGGATAAAG GCATTGTTTCATACACGGAATATCTATTTCTGCTCTCCATTTTAACAA AACCCCATTCTGCGTTTCGGATTGCATTCAATATGTTCGATACGGATGGAAATCAACGCGTTGATAAACACGAATTTCTTGTA ATGGAACGCATTTTTAGCTATGCTTGGCGGGAGAAGAGAGGCATTGGGAGTGATAAGGAACAAAAT GAATATATGCTAACTAACGACGAGGGCTTGCAAAGGCGTCACAAGATTGATACAACTCTGCAAGTGCATTTTTTCGGTCCTAAGGGTAACAAAGATCTCCACTACGAAGGTTTCTACAAGTTCATGGATGATCTCCAGACGGAAGTGCTGGAGTTGGAATTCAATGAATTCTCAAAGGGAAAGCCTGCAATCTCAGAGATTGATTTTGCCACAATTCTCTTGAGATATACTTACTTGGATGTTGATGATCATGATAAGTATTTAGATCGACTGTTAGATCGTGTCGAGGAGAAAGGGATTACTTTTAAGGAATTCAGGGATTTCTGCCAGTTCCTAAATAATCTCGAGGACTTTAGCATTGCTATGAGAATGTACACTTTAGCCGATCGTGCTATATCAAAAG ACGAATTTTCTCGAGCTGTTAAAATCTGCACAGGATTCACACTTACTCCGCACATTATAAAAACggtttttgccatttttgaCGAAGACGGAGATGGTTTGTTGTCCTACAAAGAATTTATTGCAATCATGAAGGATCGCCTTCATCGAGGATGCAAA tCTGCACAACGAACAGAAGGATGGGATGCTTTTAAACAATGTTTGAAGAACGAAATCAGACAAAGCCGTCTCTAA
- the LOC129802690 gene encoding calcium uptake protein 3, mitochondrial isoform X2: MWRRCLAGGTVVVASITLWKSHVVVTEPRRMKQENSIKLTSREKRFINFASVEIDGQLYMTPQDFLDSVIEQEPRPRLKRKFLGLTEIGFVKDVTPSLNKGSSQLFRNLRDKGIVSYTEYLFLLSILTKPHSAFRIAFNMFDTDGNQRVDKHEFLVIRELLGGSLKNRDFDAETKKTMERIFSYAWREKRGIGSDKEQNEYMLTNDEGLQRRHKIDTTLQVHFFGPKGNKDLHYEGFYKFMDDLQTEVLELEFNEFSKGKPAISEIDFATILLRYTYLDVDDHDKYLDRLLDRVEEKGITFKEFRDFCQFLNNLEDFSIAMRMYTLADRAISKDEFSRAVKICTGFTLTPHIIKTVFAIFDEDGDGLLSYKEFIAIMKDRLHRGCKSAQRTEGWDAFKQCLKNEIRQSRL; the protein is encoded by the exons atgtggCGAAGGTGCTTAGCAGGTGGAACAGTAGTTGTTGCAAGTATAACTTTGTGGAAAAGCCATGTCGTTGTTACAGAACCAAGGAGGATGAAG CAAGAGAATTCAATCAAACTGACCTCCCGGGAAAAGAGATTTATAAATTTTGCTTCAGTTGAAATCGATGGGCAGCTATACATGACACCACAGGACTTCCTGGACTCCGTGATTGAGCAGGAACCACGTCCCAGGTTAAAGAGGAAGTTTCTGGGATTGACAGAAATAGGATTCGTGAAGGATGTAACTCCATCCTTGAATAAGGGATCTTCCCAATTGTTCAGGAATCTCAGGGATAAAG GCATTGTTTCATACACGGAATATCTATTTCTGCTCTCCATTTTAACAA AACCCCATTCTGCGTTTCGGATTGCATTCAATATGTTCGATACGGATGGAAATCAACGCGTTGATAAACACGAATTTCTTGTA ATTCGTGAACTTTTAGGTGGTTCCTTGAAAAATAGGGATTTTGATGCAGAAACGAAAAAAACT ATGGAACGCATTTTTAGCTATGCTTGGCGGGAGAAGAGAGGCATTGGGAGTGATAAGGAACAAAAT GAATATATGCTAACTAACGACGAGGGCTTGCAAAGGCGTCACAAGATTGATACAACTCTGCAAGTGCATTTTTTCGGTCCTAAGGGTAACAAAGATCTCCACTACGAAGGTTTCTACAAGTTCATGGATGATCTCCAGACGGAAGTGCTGGAGTTGGAATTCAATGAATTCTCAAAGGGAAAGCCTGCAATCTCAGAGATTGATTTTGCCACAATTCTCTTGAGATATACTTACTTGGATGTTGATGATCATGATAAGTATTTAGATCGACTGTTAGATCGTGTCGAGGAGAAAGGGATTACTTTTAAGGAATTCAGGGATTTCTGCCAGTTCCTAAATAATCTCGAGGACTTTAGCATTGCTATGAGAATGTACACTTTAGCCGATCGTGCTATATCAAAAG ACGAATTTTCTCGAGCTGTTAAAATCTGCACAGGATTCACACTTACTCCGCACATTATAAAAACggtttttgccatttttgaCGAAGACGGAGATGGTTTGTTGTCCTACAAAGAATTTATTGCAATCATGAAGGATCGCCTTCATCGAGGATGCAAA tCTGCACAACGAACAGAAGGATGGGATGCTTTTAAACAATGTTTGAAGAACGAAATCAGACAAAGCCGTCTCTAA
- the LOC129802690 gene encoding calcium uptake protein 3, mitochondrial isoform X1 — protein MWRRCLAGGTVVVASITLWKSHVVVTEPRRMKNWKKSLFQQENSIKLTSREKRFINFASVEIDGQLYMTPQDFLDSVIEQEPRPRLKRKFLGLTEIGFVKDVTPSLNKGSSQLFRNLRDKGIVSYTEYLFLLSILTKPHSAFRIAFNMFDTDGNQRVDKHEFLVIRELLGGSLKNRDFDAETKKTMERIFSYAWREKRGIGSDKEQNEYMLTNDEGLQRRHKIDTTLQVHFFGPKGNKDLHYEGFYKFMDDLQTEVLELEFNEFSKGKPAISEIDFATILLRYTYLDVDDHDKYLDRLLDRVEEKGITFKEFRDFCQFLNNLEDFSIAMRMYTLADRAISKDEFSRAVKICTGFTLTPHIIKTVFAIFDEDGDGLLSYKEFIAIMKDRLHRGCKSAQRTEGWDAFKQCLKNEIRQSRL, from the exons atgtggCGAAGGTGCTTAGCAGGTGGAACAGTAGTTGTTGCAAGTATAACTTTGTGGAAAAGCCATGTCGTTGTTACAGAACCAAGGAGGATGAAG AATTGGAAAAAATCTCTATTTCAGCAAGAGAATTCAATCAAACTGACCTCCCGGGAAAAGAGATTTATAAATTTTGCTTCAGTTGAAATCGATGGGCAGCTATACATGACACCACAGGACTTCCTGGACTCCGTGATTGAGCAGGAACCACGTCCCAGGTTAAAGAGGAAGTTTCTGGGATTGACAGAAATAGGATTCGTGAAGGATGTAACTCCATCCTTGAATAAGGGATCTTCCCAATTGTTCAGGAATCTCAGGGATAAAG GCATTGTTTCATACACGGAATATCTATTTCTGCTCTCCATTTTAACAA AACCCCATTCTGCGTTTCGGATTGCATTCAATATGTTCGATACGGATGGAAATCAACGCGTTGATAAACACGAATTTCTTGTA ATTCGTGAACTTTTAGGTGGTTCCTTGAAAAATAGGGATTTTGATGCAGAAACGAAAAAAACT ATGGAACGCATTTTTAGCTATGCTTGGCGGGAGAAGAGAGGCATTGGGAGTGATAAGGAACAAAAT GAATATATGCTAACTAACGACGAGGGCTTGCAAAGGCGTCACAAGATTGATACAACTCTGCAAGTGCATTTTTTCGGTCCTAAGGGTAACAAAGATCTCCACTACGAAGGTTTCTACAAGTTCATGGATGATCTCCAGACGGAAGTGCTGGAGTTGGAATTCAATGAATTCTCAAAGGGAAAGCCTGCAATCTCAGAGATTGATTTTGCCACAATTCTCTTGAGATATACTTACTTGGATGTTGATGATCATGATAAGTATTTAGATCGACTGTTAGATCGTGTCGAGGAGAAAGGGATTACTTTTAAGGAATTCAGGGATTTCTGCCAGTTCCTAAATAATCTCGAGGACTTTAGCATTGCTATGAGAATGTACACTTTAGCCGATCGTGCTATATCAAAAG ACGAATTTTCTCGAGCTGTTAAAATCTGCACAGGATTCACACTTACTCCGCACATTATAAAAACggtttttgccatttttgaCGAAGACGGAGATGGTTTGTTGTCCTACAAAGAATTTATTGCAATCATGAAGGATCGCCTTCATCGAGGATGCAAA tCTGCACAACGAACAGAAGGATGGGATGCTTTTAAACAATGTTTGAAGAACGAAATCAGACAAAGCCGTCTCTAA